ACGTCGTGGGGGCGCCGTGCCAGCGCTCGGTCGTACGGATCCAAGCAAGGTACCCCGGGGGGTATTCCACCGGGTCGCTCGCCGCCCGGAGTGGATACGCCGCAACCACTTCCAGGAGCCTGCATGACCAGACCGACGACCTGCCTCGCCAACACCGCCTGGCCACGCGAGCGCGTGCTCTTCTTGCTCGCCGGCACGGCCACCTTGCTCAGCGCTGCCCTCGCCGCCGCCATTTCGCCCTGGTTCCTCCTGATGACGACCGGGATCGGCCTGAACCAGCTGCTCCTGGTCGCGACCGGCCGGTGCCCCGCCTCTCTGGT
Above is a window of Mycobacteriales bacterium DNA encoding:
- a CDS encoding DUF2892 domain-containing protein, whose product is MTRPTTCLANTAWPRERVLFLLAGTATLLSAALAAAISPWFLLMTTGIGLNQLLLVATGRCPASLVVDRLSAGRAS